The proteins below come from a single Afipia felis ATCC 53690 genomic window:
- a CDS encoding TonB-dependent receptor gives MTGACALALLFDGGDTARAQTAQELPAVQVHAPAPRAVRRAKPRQSVARAPRAAPPRAVERHAPKTPPTGMIGGLPPAYAGGQVASGSQVGLLGNRSIMDTPFNQTSYTAKTIQDQQARKLDDVLANDPSVRPSVPRAYGFDFISIRGFDVPSSAYGINGLYGIASAFSFSSLSAIERVEVLKGPGALLNGMPPGGGVGGSVNLVTKRATDDPITQITNTYASRSQFGTHLDVGRRYGESNEFGVRFNGSYRNGDTDLAYQSQELGTASLGLDYRGERVRLSADFGYENNNTDAMTRFVTLPANFTAVPAPPDARSYFNPSWGYWRGEGKFGLVQGEIDITENLTAYAQAGVVSGTTQYLYSDIKLKTINGEFDGSSRLNRQYRDQTAAQAGFRATVDTGPFNHAINFNATRSEGETGILNTTGTAFTSNIYNPRPSPAPSLWVGAPPKISDSNLSSFGIADTISTWDKRIQFTVGVRRQFVESGSFSATTGLKTGGYDSSATTPAYALVVKPLENVSLYANYIEGLEAGTVVSGGTPPYTNVGEVLPPYRTRQYETGIKVDWGRISTTFSAFDITKPLQVVDTTTNTLTQAGESRNRGLELNVFGEVTPGVRLLGGVMYIDARQEKTQGGKYDGYRTFGVSHTQLNLGGEWDVPFVPGLTLTGRAIHTGSFYADQANVQLVSDWARYDVGARYTFVSPWNKKPVVVRFQVENLLDKNYWQAANTSGYLYLGAPRTYLASTTFNF, from the coding sequence ATGACTGGAGCATGTGCGCTCGCTTTGCTATTTGACGGCGGAGACACGGCCCGCGCGCAGACGGCGCAGGAATTGCCCGCGGTGCAGGTTCATGCGCCGGCTCCACGCGCTGTTCGTCGTGCGAAGCCGCGCCAAAGTGTCGCACGCGCGCCGCGCGCAGCCCCTCCGCGTGCTGTCGAGCGTCATGCACCAAAGACGCCACCGACCGGGATGATCGGTGGGTTGCCGCCAGCCTACGCAGGCGGGCAGGTCGCTTCTGGCAGCCAGGTCGGCTTGCTCGGTAACCGCAGCATAATGGATACGCCGTTCAACCAGACGAGCTATACGGCGAAGACCATTCAGGATCAGCAGGCTCGCAAGCTCGACGACGTGCTCGCCAATGATCCATCTGTTCGCCCCAGCGTGCCGCGTGCTTACGGCTTCGACTTCATATCGATCCGCGGTTTCGATGTGCCGAGTTCGGCTTACGGCATCAACGGATTGTACGGCATCGCATCGGCTTTCTCGTTCTCGTCGCTTTCAGCGATTGAGCGGGTCGAGGTGCTGAAGGGGCCGGGTGCGCTGTTGAACGGTATGCCGCCGGGTGGTGGCGTCGGCGGCAGCGTCAATCTCGTGACCAAGCGTGCGACTGACGATCCGATTACGCAGATCACCAATACTTATGCGTCGCGCTCGCAATTCGGGACCCATCTTGACGTTGGCCGCCGGTACGGCGAATCCAACGAGTTCGGTGTTCGTTTCAACGGCAGTTATCGCAATGGCGACACTGATCTCGCCTACCAGAGTCAGGAGCTTGGGACGGCGTCGCTTGGTCTCGATTATCGCGGCGAACGTGTCCGTCTGTCGGCCGATTTCGGATATGAGAATAACAACACCGACGCGATGACGCGCTTCGTCACGCTGCCAGCGAATTTTACGGCCGTGCCGGCTCCGCCAGACGCGCGTTCGTACTTCAACCCAAGCTGGGGTTATTGGCGTGGTGAAGGCAAGTTCGGTCTCGTGCAAGGCGAGATCGATATTACCGAGAATCTGACCGCCTATGCGCAGGCAGGCGTGGTCAGCGGCACGACTCAATATCTCTATTCCGATATCAAGCTGAAGACTATCAACGGTGAGTTCGATGGCTCGTCACGACTGAACAGGCAGTATCGCGACCAGACTGCTGCTCAGGCCGGATTCCGTGCCACGGTGGATACCGGACCGTTCAACCACGCGATCAACTTCAATGCTACACGGTCGGAAGGTGAGACCGGCATCCTCAATACCACTGGAACCGCCTTCACATCGAATATCTACAATCCGCGACCAAGCCCGGCGCCCTCGCTCTGGGTGGGTGCTCCTCCGAAGATATCGGATTCGAATCTGTCGAGCTTTGGCATCGCCGATACGATTTCGACGTGGGACAAGCGCATTCAGTTCACTGTCGGCGTGCGCCGGCAGTTTGTCGAGAGCGGCTCGTTCAGTGCGACGACGGGGTTGAAAACCGGCGGCTACGATTCCTCCGCGACGACTCCGGCCTATGCATTGGTGGTGAAGCCACTGGAAAATGTGTCGCTCTATGCGAACTACATCGAGGGCCTCGAAGCCGGCACCGTGGTCAGCGGTGGGACCCCTCCCTATACCAATGTGGGTGAGGTGTTGCCACCCTATCGGACTCGGCAATACGAGACCGGCATCAAGGTCGATTGGGGGCGGATCTCCACGACCTTCAGCGCTTTCGACATTACGAAGCCGCTACAGGTCGTTGATACAACCACCAATACACTGACGCAGGCAGGCGAGAGTCGTAATCGCGGCCTTGAGCTTAATGTGTTCGGCGAGGTGACTCCGGGTGTCCGGTTGCTCGGCGGCGTCATGTACATCGATGCGCGTCAGGAGAAAACGCAGGGCGGAAAGTACGATGGCTATCGTACCTTCGGCGTCTCCCACACGCAGTTGAATCTTGGCGGCGAATGGGACGTGCCTTTCGTGCCCGGTCTGACGCTGACCGGACGCGCGATTCATACCGGCAGCTTCTATGCGGATCAGGCGAACGTGCAGCTCGTTTCGGACTGGGCGCGTTATGATGTCGGCGCGCGCTATACCTTTGTATCCCCGTGGAACAAGAAGCCTGTGGTCGTGCGCTTTCAGGTCGAGAACCTTCTCGACAAGAATTACTGGCAGGCAGCGAACACCAGCGGCTACCTCTATCTCGGTGCGCCGAGAACCTATCTCGCATCGACAACCTTTAATTTCTGA
- a CDS encoding Bug family tripartite tricarboxylate transporter substrate binding protein: MTPKITRWLMPNRTSLLRWLCVGAMLAFTSAAQAAWEPTKSITFVVTGGAGGGADQMARLIQGIVSKYRLSKQPIIVVIQNGGGGGQGFLDIKNSTGDAHKIAIVLSNLYSVPLSTNLDFNWRDTTPVALMALDEFVLWVNAQSPYKTAQEYIAAVKASPGNFKMGGAGSKREDEIVTAVIEHATGTKFTFIPYKGGGEISTQLVGGHIDSDVNNPIEHIAHWRAGEVRPLCVFDTQRMPFKEKVTKTESWNDIPTCKESGIDAEYLMLRGILMPKGVTADQREYYVNLLRQVREKPEWKEFVAKGAYKDSFLVGDEFTKFLEQDEHRHKEIMRKADFLAQGTAAK, encoded by the coding sequence ATGACGCCTAAAATCACGCGCTGGTTGATGCCAAATCGTACATCCCTACTTCGGTGGCTGTGTGTGGGTGCCATGCTTGCATTCACCAGTGCGGCTCAAGCTGCGTGGGAGCCTACGAAGTCGATTACCTTTGTTGTCACCGGCGGCGCTGGCGGCGGAGCCGATCAGATGGCTCGCCTTATCCAGGGCATTGTTTCCAAATATCGACTCAGCAAACAGCCGATCATCGTCGTCATTCAAAATGGCGGTGGCGGCGGCCAAGGCTTCTTAGATATCAAGAACAGCACCGGTGATGCGCACAAGATTGCTATCGTGCTGTCAAACCTCTATTCGGTTCCACTCTCCACAAACCTGGACTTCAATTGGCGCGATACGACGCCTGTTGCGCTGATGGCGCTCGACGAATTTGTTCTGTGGGTCAACGCGCAATCACCTTATAAAACTGCGCAGGAGTATATTGCGGCTGTTAAAGCCAGTCCGGGCAATTTCAAGATGGGCGGAGCAGGATCCAAGCGGGAGGATGAAATCGTTACCGCGGTGATCGAGCATGCGACCGGCACGAAATTCACTTTCATTCCATACAAGGGCGGTGGCGAAATCTCGACCCAGCTGGTTGGGGGGCACATTGATTCGGATGTAAACAATCCGATCGAACATATCGCGCATTGGCGCGCCGGGGAGGTCCGGCCTCTTTGCGTGTTTGACACCCAACGCATGCCGTTCAAGGAAAAAGTCACGAAAACGGAGTCGTGGAATGATATCCCGACTTGCAAGGAATCCGGGATCGACGCGGAATACCTGATGCTTCGCGGCATTCTGATGCCGAAAGGCGTTACCGCCGACCAGCGTGAGTATTATGTCAATCTGTTGCGCCAGGTTCGGGAAAAGCCGGAATGGAAAGAATTCGTGGCCAAGGGCGCGTATAAGGACAGCTTTCTGGTTGGGGACGAGTTCACCAAATTTCTGGAGCAAGACGAGCATCGTCATAAGGAAATTATGAGGAAAGCAGACTTTCTCGCACAGGGTACTGCTGCAAAATAA